Within the Paenibacillus sp. AN1007 genome, the region CACACCGGCAGCTTTACCTTGAATGCATGCAAATATGGAGCGAAGAAGGTAACTTGTCTTGATATTTCCGAACATGCCATCGAAAGTGCACGAACGAATGTAGAACTGAACGGTTTTACGGATCGGGTAGAGTTCGTTGTAGCCGATGCTTTTCAATATCTGCGTGAGCAAGTCAAAGGACTTGATGAGCGCAATGCACGCGCACGAGCATCGGAGCAAAAGGTGGATACCTCCAAAGCATTATCCAATGCTGGAAAAACGTTTGATGTCGTTATCCTTGATCCGCCTGCGTTTGCGAAAACAAAATCCGCAGTCAAGGGAGCATGCCGTGGTTACAAGGACATTAATCTGCAGGGTATGAAACTTGTCAACGAGGGCGGATATCTGGTAACGGCAAGCTGTTCTTATCATATGCGTCCTGATCTTTTCCTTGAAACGATAGCGGATGCCGCAGAAGATGCAGGTAAAGTGCTCCGTTTGATTGACTGGAAAGCCGCTGGCAAGGATCATCCGCAAATTTTGGGCGTAGATGAAGGGCACTACTTGAAATTTGCTATTTTTGAAGTGCGAAGCAAAAAGAATTAAGCATATTCTCTTTTATTTAGAATGAATCGTACCCTATGGGATAGGCACTTTAAAAAGTCCATCTTATAGGGTATTTTGTTTATGAGGAAAAGCTTGATCTTGGCGGACAAACTTTTATTATTAGTCGAAAAGGATACTTTGTTCGGTCTTCGTCCCGACTCATTTATGTCTAGGCCGGCAGCCGAAGGATTGAATTTGAAAAAGGAGGAAGTCTGCTTCTATAGTTACGGATATGTTGGTTGAAGTGTAATTGTAGACGCAAATCCATAAGAAGCTGCTGGCTGTATTGTACAGGCGGCTTTTTTTATAGCCATATTGTGTTCTTATTTGGTGGATCATGGCAAACGTATGTTCCGAAGTGAGTAAGGTATGATATACTGGAAATTAAAATCTTGTACGTGCAGTTTGGAGGATGACACATGTCCGTACGCTTTGTTATTGGCCGGGCAGGCAGTGGCAAAAGCACACTGATTACCCGGGAAATCACATCCCTGCTTAGGCAGGAGCCTCAAGGAAAACCGCTGATTCTGCTTGTTCCTGAACAAAGCTCATTTCGGACAGAGCAGGCACTGGTTTCTTCCGAAGGCATTAAAGGTACGATGCGTGCCGAAGTACTTGGCTTCCGTCGTCTTGCTTATCGCGTTATGCAGGAGGCTGGCGGTTCTGCCCGCATTCCGATTGGAGCTGAGGGCAAGAAGATGCTTTTATATAAAGTCATCCAGCGTCGGAAGGAAGAATTGAGGTTGTTTGCTGCTTCGGGCAGCCAGCTTGGTTTTATTGGGGAATTGACCCAATTATATAGTGAGTTTAAACGATACGAAGTGCATGCTTCGGTACTCGAAGAGGGGCTTGCAGCGTGGGAGATTGCATCTACTTCACCTATTCTGGAGGATAAGCTGCATGATTTGAACTTGATCTACCACGACTACGAGAGGGAACTGACTAATTTATATATTGATGATGAAGATACACTGAACGAGCTGACGGGGCGTTTGCCGGAAAGCACATGGCTGCAGGGAGCTGAAGTCTGGATTGACGGTTTTCATGGATTCACTCCGCAGGAGATGAGTGTCATAGGACAGCTCATGCTGCAGGCCTCGTCTGTAACCATTTCCTTAACGCTTGATCGTGCTTACGAGCAGGGTGTACTGCCGGGAGAGCTGGAATTATTTTATCCAACAGCTAGTGCTTATACGCGGCTCAAAGGCATGGCAGAGCATTTGGGTGTGTCCAGCGATACGACAATACTTCATGACGAAGTACTGCCGAGATTTAAGGATCGGCCAGGACTTGCCCATCTGGAGGCTGGGTTTGATCGGCGTGTTCGCTGGAGAAGCGAAGGCGAAGACTCGGGAATTCGCTTGGCTGCTGCGGAGAATCGCCGGGCAGAACTGGAGGGCGCACTGCGTGAAATGCGTCGTCTTGCGCAGGAAGATGGGGCCAGATATCGGGATATGGCAGTGCTTGTTCGCGGATTAGAGACCTATGCTGATATTGCGGAGCCGTTATTCAGGGATTATGATGTTCCGGTCTTTCTGGACCGAAGACGAAGTGAACTGCATCATCCATTATCCGAATTTATTCGTGCGGCATTGGATATTGTTCGCCGCAACTGGCGGTACGAGGATGTATTTCGCTGTGTCAAAACAGATCTGCTGCTTCCGCTGAATGGTTCCATTACACGTGAAGACATGGACCAGCTCGAAAACTATGTACTTGCCTGCGGTATCCATGGATATCGCTGGACGGATGGCAAGCCGTGGAAGTATGTTCCAAGTTTGTCTCTGGAAGATAACGCCCAGGAAGGACGCAGCCGGGGACGGGATGCTTTGTTATCACAGATGGAAAGCTGCCGGACTGTAATCACATCGGCACTCGGCATGTTTGAGAAACGAATGAAAAAAGCAAAAACAGCCGCTGCTCAATGTGAAGCATTATTCGGACTGTTAGAGGATGCAGATATTGCACGTAAGCTGGATCAGATGTCCGCTCTGGCCAAAGCACAGGGGGATCCTGAGCGGTCCAGAGAGCATCGTCAGATTTGGGGGGCTGTACTCGATCTGCTGGACCAGATGGTTGATATGATGGGAAATGAACGCTTGGACATTTCTTTATTTGCAGGCATGATCGAAACCGGATTGACTGAACTCAAGCTGGGGCTTGTTCCCCCGGCACTTGATCAGGTGCTGTTTGGTTCCATGGATCGTACGCGTCTGCGCGATATTAAATATGTATTTATTCTTGGGGCGGTCGATGGAGAGCTGCCGGCAATCCCTCAGGATAACGGTGTACTCACGGAACAGGAGAGGCTGCTGCTGACGGAAAGAGGCATGGGCCTCGGTCCCGGAGCAACGAGATTAATGCTGGATGAACGCTTCCTGATCTATACCGCTTTGACAGCTGCCAGCAAACAGTTATGGCTGAGTTATCCGGTGGCGGACGATGAAGGCAAGCCGTTACTGCCTTCCGAAATTGTGCGTCATGTGCGTAAAATGTTCGGATTGCAGGAGCAGCTTTTGCTTGCGCAGCCGCCAGTAATGGATTCAGACTCGCTGCACGCTTCATATGCTGTTCATCCCGAACGGAGTCTTTCGATGCTGATTGGACAGCTTCGCAGATGGCGCAGGGGAGAAGAGATTCCCGAGATGTGGTGGGCAGTCTACAACTGGCATGTAACCCGGGATACGAGCCGTCCGCAGCTGGAACGGCTGCTCAGCTCGATCTTTTACCGCAACCGTGCCCTGACGCTGCAAACATCGACCAGCCGCAGACTTTACGGTACAGAGGTACGGACAAGTGTGTCACGTATGGAACGATTTGCAGCCTGTCCTTTCTCTCATTTTGCATCACACGGGCTGAAGCTCAAAGAGCGGCAAATATATCGTCTTCAGGCCCCGGATATCGGTCAGCTGTTCCATGCTGCACTGAGTCAGCTGGCCATGCGTCTGCGTGAGGAAAATCGCAGCTGGGGCAGTCTGACGCCGGAACAGTGCCGACAGGAAGCCGAGCAAACGGTCGAACAGATCGCTCCTCAGCTTCAGGGAGAGATCTTGCTGAGCACGAAGCGTTACGGGTATATTTTTCGCAAATTGAAGGATATTGTCAGCCGCGCGTCCGTTATTCTTGGCGAGCAGTCCAGACGCGGCAGTTTTGAACCGATCGGGCTGGAGCTTGATTTTGGTCCAGGCAAACCGCTGCCTCCACTGCGTTTTGAACTGGAGAATGGCTGTGTGCTGGAAATCGTGGGCCGGATTGACCGCGTGGATGTCGCTGAAGGCGAGAACGGACTGCTGCTGCGCGTGATTGACTACAAGTCCAGTCAGACCGATCTCAAACTTCATGAGGTGTACTATGGATTATCGCTGCAAATGCTCACTTATCTGGAAGTACTGCTGAGTGCAGCTGAAGAGTGGTTAGGAGAAACGGCGCTGCCGGGAGGCACTCTCTATTTCCATGTGCATAATCCTCTGCTGCAGTCAGCAAACGGTATGACATCAGAACAGGCGGGGCAGGAGCTGCTGAAACGATTTAAAATGAAAGGCCTGCTTTTGGCCGACCGCGATGCTGTGGCTCAAATGGACCGCACACTGGATAAAGGACACTCTGCAATTATTCCGGTGGCTTTGAAGGCGGATGGCAGTTTCTACAGCAGTGCCGCAGTAGCCGCACCTGAACAGTGGGACACACTGCTTGCGGCGGTTCGAGGTAACATTCGCGATATCGGAACGCGGATTACGGATGGTGATACAGCGATTGAGCCGTATCGTATACAGCAGGAGGTTGCATGCACGTTCTGTCCGTACAAACCGGTCTGCCAATTTGATGAGAATATTGAGGGGAACGACTATAAACTGCTGTCCAAACCGGGCAAACAGCAGATTTGGGACATGCTGTCTCACAGCAGGGAAGGAGAAACGTTATGATGCATATGCCTAAACCGGAAGGCAGCTTCTGGAGTGATGATCAGTGGAGTGCCATTGCCGAGCATGGAGAAGATATTCTGGTCGCTGCGGCTGCGGGATCAGGGAAAACAGCTGTTCTGGTTGAGCGAATTATCCGCAAAATAGCAGATCCTTCCCAAGGCTTCAGTGTGGACCGGCTGCTCGTGGCTACATTTACAAAGGCGGCGGCGGCCGAGATGAAACAGCGTATTCGTGAAGCGCTGGAGCGTGCACTTGAGGAACAGCCCGAGGATGAGCATCTGCGCAGGCAGTTATCACTGCTTGGACGAGCTTCCATTACTACGCTGCATTCCTTCTGTATGGAGGTCATTCGCAGATACTATCAGCAGATTCCGCTCAATCCGGCTTTTCGTATTCTCAATGAAAATGAAGCCGAAATGCTGCGCCAGGAACTGCTGGAGGAGCTGTTCGAGGAAAAGTATGGTGAAGAAGATGAGGGCAGCACATTCCGGGAACTCGTCGACTGGTTCAGCGGAGAGCGAAACGATGATGCGATGCATCGGCTGGTGCAGCGACTGTATGATTTCTCACGAAGCCATTCCTGGCCGGATCACTGGCTTATGGAGATGGCATCGGCTTTTCAGGTGGAAAGTGTGGAGGCGCTGGGACAATCGGCATGGGTGCAGAGCATTTTGCGAGATGCGGCTCTTGCTTTGAGCGGGGCCGCAGGACTGCTGCGTCAGGGTATTCAGATTTCAATGCAGCCTGAAGGTCCGGCACCTTATGCGGTGACACTCCAAGAGGATTTGGCAGTGGTGGAAGAACTGATATCCGCCGTTGAAATCATGCCCTGGGATAGACTTCCAGAGGTATTCCAACCGGCTGCATTCGGCAAATTGAAACCTTGTAAAAAAGATCAGACAGATCCTGGATTGCAGGAACAGGTGAAAGAGCTGCGGGAAACGGCCAAAAAGGCGGTTAATGATCTGAAAGGTTCTCTTTTCGGCAGGAGTGCGTTCTCCTTCTGGCAGGAACTGGAACAGGCTGCGCCGCTTATGCAGGAGCTTTCCCGACTAGTCAGCACCTTTGGTGAGCGTTACCGTCAGGCTAAGCAGGAACGTGGACAGGTTGATTTTAATGACTTGGAGCACTATTGTCTGCAAATTTTGCGGCATGAGGATTCCACACCTGAGAACTCTATGCCTTCTGATGCGGCTGTGGAGTATCGTGCACGTTTTGATGAAGTGCTGCTGGATGAATATCAGGATACCAATACGGTTCAGGAAGATATCGTCCGATTGATTTCCAGAGAGAACCCGGGCAACCGATTTATGGTTGGTGACGTTAAGCAGAGTATTTATCGTTTCCGATTAGCTGAACCGGGTCTTTTTATGAACAAATATCGTAACTACCAAGCGAGTACTGATGTGGATGCGGACGGGGATAAAGAGAGTGTTGAGGGTGCAGGAAAACGCATTGATCTTGCCCGCAATTTCCGCAGCCGCGCCCAAGTTGTGCATGCTGTCAACGTAATATTCAGGCAGCTTATGAACGAGGGCGTCGCCGAGATTGCCTATGATGAACGGGCGCAGCTGGCTTACGGTGCATCATTTCCATCAGAGACACTTGGAAGTGAAGCGTACACTCCTGAGCTGATGCTAATCGACCGCCAAGGCGGAGGACCGGATGTGTCGGAGAGTACGGAAGATGGCGTGGAGGCAGTGGCTTCTGCGGAACTAGAGAGTGCAGAACTCGAAACGGCTCAGCTGGAAGCACGAGCTATCGCTGTGCGAATACGAGAGATGGTCGGAGAAACGGACAAACCTGCTCTCAGTGTGTATGACAAGACGCTGCAGACCATGCGTCCAGCACGCTATGGAGACATTGTTATACTGCTGCGTTCGACCCTGATGTGGGCTCCGCTGATGATTGAAGAATTCAGACAGCAGGGCATCCCTGCTGGTGGAGAACAGAGTAAGGGATACTTTCAGGCGACGGAAGTCGAAATTATGTTATCTCTGCTTCAGCTTGTGGACAATCCGAGACAAGATATTCCGCTGGCATCTGTGCTTCGATCTCCTATAGTTGGTCTGGATGAAGAGGAACTCGCGCAGATTCGTCTCGGTGACAAAAGACAATCTTTCTATGATGCAGTTGTATCTGCTGCCGGACCGTGGAAGGACGAACCAGGGGCTTCTGGACAGGCTGTGCCAGCACAAGATTTGCATGATGCTCAATTGACTCAGATACAGTGGCCTGAAGGTTGGACGGAGCTTGAGCAGGGATACCGCGAATCAGCTGTTACGGCTGAAATGGAAGCTGATGCGCGAACGGAAAGATTCGCAGACCATTCAGACTTTATGCATGAAAATGAACAAGCTCATTCGGAGCTGCGTCAAAAACTTATTCGTTTCATGCGCCAGCTGGAGCAGTGGAGACAAGAGGCTAGACAAGGCAGCTTAAGTGAGTTGATCTGGCGCGTTTATCAGGAAACCGGATATCTGGACTGGGTTGGAGGACTTCCTGGCGGTCAGCAGCGGCAGAGTAATCTGAAGGCTCTGTACGACAGGGCACGCCAATATGAGGAAGCAACTGCGAATCGCGGGCTGTTCCGTTTTCTGACGTATGTCTCCAGATTACGGGAAAATGGCGGTGATCTCGGAACCGCAGCGAGCGGTTCGGGCGAGCAGGACAATTCGGTGCGGATTATGACGATCCACCGAAGCAAAGGTCTGGAGTTTCCGATTGTGTTTGTCGGCGGTATTTCCAAGATGTTTAATCAGCAGGATCTGCACGCGCCGTTTCTAATGCACAAAGAACTTGGATTTGGCCCGAGATTTGTGGATCGTGACAACCGCGTGGCTTATCCGACATTAGCTAATTTGGCAATTCGGCGGCGGGCTCAATTTGAGCTGCTTGCGGAAGAGATGCGTGTATTGTACGTAGCATTAACTCGTCCAAAAGAAAAGATGATCCTGATCGGTACGGTGAAGGATGCAGCGAAGAAGGCGCAGGCCTGGTCTCAGGTTAAAGACAGCCCGGAACTGGCACTGCCTGATTATCTGCTTGCAGCCGGACGGAATTATCTGGACTGGATCGGACCGGCACTGATCAGACACCCGGATGCTGCGGTGCTGCGTGAGCTTGCAGGGGAGCGCGATTCCTATGCGGCTTGCTTAGCTGTTGATGATTCACGCTGGAACATATCCGTTGTCGCTGCAGAACAGGTGTCTCGTCATCAGAACACAGATCTCACGGAGAACGAAGATGACGGAATAACTGAATTGCGGAGAGAACGTATGGAAGCCCTCCAAGCAGTGAAGCCGGTCGAATTAATGCCATCTCCGCTTGTTAAAGAGCATTCCGTGGAGATGTCGGAAGGTCCACTGGTAGAGGAATTGGTTCATGAGATTGATAAAAAACTCTCCTGGACCTATCCGTTTGAATCAGCTTCACATGTGGCGGCGAGTACTTCTGTGACAGAGATCAAGAGTTCGCTCCCTGCACAGGAGGACGTTTCGTATCCCGTAATCGAAGAGCTGCTGGAGCAGTCTGAAACAGTCTATATGCAGCATACCCTCGGCACAGGCAGCAGGAAGAGTCAAGCGGATGAATCCTCATTCAAGTTACATCTACGCCGTCCTAAATTCATGGGAGAGAGGCAGCTGACGGGAACAGAACGGGGAACGGTATATCATACCTTGATGCAGCATCTTCCTGTAGATGGTGCTGCCGTAGATGCAACGGTTGTTGAACAGACGATCTCACGTCTGCTTGCGCTTCAGATTCTGCTGCCTTATCAAGCAGAAGCCATTGATGCCCGTGAGCTGACGAACTTTTTTGACACGCAGCCTGGAACGGAGATGCTTCGTGCTGCATGGGTCAGAAGGGAAATTCCATTTACTTACGGGCTTCCCGCTCATCAGTCTCCTGCAGCGTGGCTTCATGGACTGCAGCTGAACGAGGAGCAGGAACAGTTCGGTGAAAACAGCAGAGTACAGGCAGGGCTTGAGAACGAAACGGTGCTCGTCAGAGGAATTATTGACTGTCTTTATGAGGTCGATGGCGAACTTGTTCTGCTTGATTATAAAACAGATCGGGTTCTTGAGCATCGTGGTGGGCTGGAGCTTCTGACTGCCAACTATCGATTCCAGCTGCAGCTGTACGGACGGGCCATTGAGGAAATTTTGGGCCGGCAAGTGGATCATAAATGGCTATATTTTTTCGATGGTGGTCATGCGGTCAAATTGTAATTATAAATAGCTGTGAATATCTAATGTTTAAAACATCTCTATTTCAGCGGTGGATGCAGTGATAGAAAGAGCCGTGGATCAACGGATAGTAGATGTTATGGAGAGAGGTGGAACGGACGATGCGTATCTTGCATACGGGGGACTGGCATCTAGGGAAAACGCTGGAGGGACGAAGCAGGCTTCGTGAACAGGAGGACTTCGTTGATGAACTTGTTAAACTAGCTGATGATCAGCAGGCCGATGCTGTATTAATGGCCGGAGATGTATATGATTCGGTGAATCCGCCTGCTTCAGCAGAGCAGCTGTTTTATGAGGCAGCGGCACGTTTGACGGAACACGGCAGGCCGCTGGTTGTCATTGCAGGCAACCACGATCAGCCCGAGCGGGTGGCTTCGGTGACACCGCTGGTAAACAGACAGGGGATTACGCTGGTAGGTACACCCGTGTCCGAAGCTGTGACCATCCATGCACGGCGAACCGGGGAGACAGCACATATTGCGGCTCTGCCATACCCGTCGGAAGCGAGATTAAACGAGCTGTTGACTAGCGATGGGGATGAGAATGTACTTCGTCAAGCTTACAGCCGCAGAGTGGGAATGTTAATGCAGCGTTTGGCTGCTTCCTTTCGTCCGGATACAGTGAATCTCGCCATGAGTCATATTTATGTATTAGGCGGGGTAGAAAGTGATTCTGAACGGCCTATCCAGGTTGGCGGAGCCTACACGGTAGATCCTTCTTCTCTGAATACAGGAGCACAGTATACTGCCTTGGGACATCTTCACCGGGCACAAGCCGTCAAAGGGGAAGGTGTCATCCGATACAGTGGTTCTCCGCTGGCTTACAGCTTCTCGGAGGCGGGACAAAGTAAATCAATCACGATGGTGGATCTTGCACCAGGCGGAGCTGCACAGATAGAAGAAGTGCTGTTAACCTCCGGTAATCCACTCGTGCGTTGGAAGGCGAGAGGGGGGCTGGCCGAAGTATACCGCTGGCTGGATGAAGGACGTGATCCCCAGGCTTACATCGATATGGAAGTCTGGCTGGAGGATGCCATGTCTCTCAAGGAAATTCAGCAGCTGCGAAAAGCCCATGAAGGTATCATTCATATCCGTCCGATCTATCCGGAGATGGAGGCGGCAGGTCTTATGGAACAGCGCTCGGAGCTGCCTGTGCATGAACTTTTTCGCAAGTTTTATCAGCGTCAGACCGGTGGAGCGCAGCCCGAAGACAGCCTTGTACAGCTTTTCTTGGAGCTAGTCGATGAGGACGAGCCGGGTGTGCGCGAGGAGGTCGAAAGCAGATGAAGCCGATTTTACTTAAAGTCGCAGGACTGCAGAGTTACCGCGAGATGCAGGAGATTGATTTCACGGTCCTGACGGAGACTGGACTGTTTGGTATATTCGGGCCGACGGGAAGCGGAAAGTCATCCCTGCTGGATGCAATTACGCTTGCCATGTACGGCAAGGTGGAGCGAGCTGTAAACGGCACGCAGGGCATTATGAATCATGCCGAGGATTCACTCTCGGTTGCTTTTACATTTGAACTTGCTTCGGCAGAGGCCACCCGCAGATTCCGGGTTGAACGGCGCTTCAAGCGTAACAATGAAGTGTCGGTCAGCAATACAGTCAGCAAGTTTATCGAGACGGTGGATGGGGAAGAACATGTACTTGCGGACAAGCTGGCCGAAGTGAATCGGTGTGTTGAAGATGTGATTGGTCTGAAAATGGATGATTTTACAAGAGCGGTTGTGCTGCCGCAAGGGAAATTTGCCGAGTTTCTTTCGCTAAAAGGGAGCGAACGCAGGCAGATGCTGCAGCGGCTCTTCCATCTGGAAAAGTACGGAGATCAGCTTGCGATCAAATTAAGCCGGCGAGTTAAGGATAATGATGTGGCTCATCAATCCCTTGCTGCCGAGCAACAGGGACTGGGCAGCGCCAGTAAAGAAACGCTTGAAGAAACGAAACGGCTGCTTCAATCTGCAGTTCAGCATGCCGAAGCTTCTCGGAAAGTGCTGGATACAGCGGCGAGGGAAGCTGAACAATTAGGCAGAATTCGTGATTTGAGTCAGGAAAAACAAACGCGTATGGAAGAGCAGCAGAAGCTCCATTCGAAGACGATGCAGGTTGAGGCGGATGAAGAGCGCTTGAAGCTGTCGGGAGCAGCTGAAGCGATGATGCCTGTGCTTCAAACCTTGCGTGACGCTTCATCAGTCCGGAAGCAGCGGCAGATGGAGGCAGAAACGGCAGGGAAGCAGGCGGCAGAGCATGAACGTTTGGCTGCTCAGGAAGCCGAAAAGGCGGAAGAAGCCCGAAAACAGCTGACGGCAGAAGAACCGAAACTGCTGCTGCGTCTGGATCAGCTAGAACAAGCCAAGGAGCTGCAGCGGGAACGCGATAGTTTACAGGCGGATTGTTCACGCCTTGCACAGCTAATCGAGAAAGGACAGGCGGAACAGACAACGGCGCGGCAGCAGCTGGATAAAGAGCGGGAGCTTCAACTGCGTGGACGTAAACGGCGTGAGGAATTACAGGAGAGTCTCAAACCGAACGAAGTGAAGTCGGATGAACGCAGACAGCTGCAGGCTGCACTTGAACTGAAGCATCGGATCGATACGGCTTCTGAGCAGGTGAAGCAGCATAAAGCGGATGTGCAGACCTATCAGCAGTCTGCAGAACAAGGTGCCGCAAAGCTGGAAGCGGCGGCTGCGGAGGAAAGACGCCTGACCGAACAGCGTCAGCTGTTGGTGGAACAGGCGGCGGCGGGTTTAGAGGCCCTGCTTGCCTGTGAGCGGGATGTAAATCGTGAACAGCGCTTGCTGGCCCAGGCGGAGGAACAGCTGCGCGGCGCGATGCGTGAGCAGGAGCTGCACCGGCTGTCCACCGCCCTGCGCGCCGAGCTTCGCGACGGCGAGCCGTGCCCGGTGTGCGGCTCCGCACACCACCCGCTCCCGGCTGCACCGCCGGGAGAAGGTCCGCACGCAGACGATGCGGACCTCGAACTGCTGCGCAGCCTGCACGCGGAGCTGCAGGAGCTGCGCTTTGGGCTGCGCCAGCAGCTGCACGAACGCCGCAGCCTGCTGACGCAGCTCGGCGCCGCGGCCGGCAATGCCCCGGCCGCAGCCGAGGCCGCGCCTGCGGCAGCAGCGCCCGAGCCTGCCGAGTTGCCCGAGGACGGGCAATCTCCGGCGGACTGGGCAGCGCGTGCCGCTGCGCTGCGCGAAGCCGCGCAGGCGCTGGCTGGCGAAGCCGCGCCGCTGCAGGGCAAAGCCGCAGCGCTGCAGCAGGCGGCTTCGAGTGCGCAGCAGTGCCGTGTGGAAGCGGCGGCCGCACAGGAGGCCGGCCGTGCCGGGCTCGCTCAGGCGGAGCGCAAGCTGGCCGAGAGCGAAGCCGCTGCGGCAGCGCTGCAGAGCCGCTGGGCCGCGGAACTGCCTGACATCGCACAGGAACAGGCCGCCGGCCTCTATCAAGCGATGCAGGAGCGCGATGCACGCGCGGAAGACATCCAGGAACGTCTGGGCAAAAGCGTGACGTTCCTGGAGGAGAAAGAGCAGCTTGTCCAGACACTGCAGCAGAAGCTGGTGGATTTAGACAAGCAGCTGATTCAGTGGCAGACCGAATGGCAGGGAGGCAGCAGGCAGCTTGCCGAGAAAGAAGAACGTCTGCGTCAGTGGGTCGGTGAGCAGCGTGTAGAGGATCTGATTCGCGGTACACAGAAACGCCTGGAGGAACTTCGCAGCGCGGCCGAAGAATCTGCACAGCGCTTCAAACAAAGGGACGCGCAGAAGCAGGAATCCGTGAAGCGTGACGTTATGGCGCAGCAGGCTGCCTCTTCTGCGCTGGAGCATTTGGAACTGGCACAGAAGCGCTGGCAGCAGCTGCTGGAACAGTCTCCGTTTGAAACGGATGATGCTGTGATGCAGGCGGCAATAGCTGCAGAAGATGCGGAACGCCTGAGAATTGCAATTCAGCAGCACCGCGAACGTGAGCGTGAACTCGCTTCTCAACTGCGTGAGCTGGAGCAGAAATTGGGTGGTGCATCTGTTACCGAGGAAGATTGGACAGCCTGTACGGAACGGTTGAAACAGGCCAGAATCGAGGATGAGACAGCGCTGCAGGCGAAGGCACGTGCTGAACGGGATCTGGAGGATGTGCAGCAGCGCCATGTTCGCTGGACGGAACTGGAGACGAAACGGCTGGAGGTCAGCCATCAAGGGGAGCTTCTTGGCAAACTGCAGTCTGCTTTCCGGGGAAATGCATTTGTCGAGTACATTGCCGAAGAACAGCTGATGCAGGTGAGCCATGCAGCTTCTCAGCGTTTGCGTTTTCTGACCAAGCAGCGGTACTCGCTTGAGGTGGATTCAGGTGGCGGTTTTGTTATCTGTGACGATGCTAACGGGGGAGTGAAACGTCCGGTGTCGACTCTTTCAGGGGGAGAGACCTTCTTGACCTCATTGTCGCTGGCCTTGGCGTTATCAGCCCAGATTCAACTGCGCGGGCAGTATCCGCTGCAATTTTTCTTCCTGGATGAAGGATTCGGCACATTGGACCCTGAACTGCTGGATACGGTCATTACATCGCTGGAAAAACTGCATGACGACCGGTTGGCTGTAGGGATTATCAGTCACGTCCCTGAACTGCGTGCACGTTTGCCGCGCAAACTGGTTGTAATTCCGGCAGGAGATGCCGGTGCAGGCTCTAAAGTTGTTCTGGAAAGTTTGTAAGTACTGGAAGGTTGAAAATGATCGTTTTGTAAAAATATTTCTTTTTTTGATGCTCATATGATAACGAGTGAGTTTCATCACAGATACAGGTTCAACACGCTGTTATACTACAGTTAAGCCGACAAACTTGTTTTAAGCCCCCCGTCGGACATCTGTTCAGGAAGCTTCCTGTATGGATGTCCGCGCAGCGGACTTCTATAGGAAGCCGCTCACGAGGGGCTTCTTTTTATTGAGCGCTCTTAAGCGCGTTTCGTTTTTTTTATATCCTCCGCTGCTTGATCTGGAATCTAACTTCTCTGAATTAGTGTCAATCC harbors:
- the addB gene encoding helicase-exonuclease AddAB subunit AddB is translated as MSVRFVIGRAGSGKSTLITREITSLLRQEPQGKPLILLVPEQSSFRTEQALVSSEGIKGTMRAEVLGFRRLAYRVMQEAGGSARIPIGAEGKKMLLYKVIQRRKEELRLFAASGSQLGFIGELTQLYSEFKRYEVHASVLEEGLAAWEIASTSPILEDKLHDLNLIYHDYERELTNLYIDDEDTLNELTGRLPESTWLQGAEVWIDGFHGFTPQEMSVIGQLMLQASSVTISLTLDRAYEQGVLPGELELFYPTASAYTRLKGMAEHLGVSSDTTILHDEVLPRFKDRPGLAHLEAGFDRRVRWRSEGEDSGIRLAAAENRRAELEGALREMRRLAQEDGARYRDMAVLVRGLETYADIAEPLFRDYDVPVFLDRRRSELHHPLSEFIRAALDIVRRNWRYEDVFRCVKTDLLLPLNGSITREDMDQLENYVLACGIHGYRWTDGKPWKYVPSLSLEDNAQEGRSRGRDALLSQMESCRTVITSALGMFEKRMKKAKTAAAQCEALFGLLEDADIARKLDQMSALAKAQGDPERSREHRQIWGAVLDLLDQMVDMMGNERLDISLFAGMIETGLTELKLGLVPPALDQVLFGSMDRTRLRDIKYVFILGAVDGELPAIPQDNGVLTEQERLLLTERGMGLGPGATRLMLDERFLIYTALTAASKQLWLSYPVADDEGKPLLPSEIVRHVRKMFGLQEQLLLAQPPVMDSDSLHASYAVHPERSLSMLIGQLRRWRRGEEIPEMWWAVYNWHVTRDTSRPQLERLLSSIFYRNRALTLQTSTSRRLYGTEVRTSVSRMERFAACPFSHFASHGLKLKERQIYRLQAPDIGQLFHAALSQLAMRLREENRSWGSLTPEQCRQEAEQTVEQIAPQLQGEILLSTKRYGYIFRKLKDIVSRASVILGEQSRRGSFEPIGLELDFGPGKPLPPLRFELENGCVLEIVGRIDRVDVAEGENGLLLRVIDYKSSQTDLKLHEVYYGLSLQMLTYLEVLLSAAEEWLGETALPGGTLYFHVHNPLLQSANGMTSEQAGQELLKRFKMKGLLLADRDAVAQMDRTLDKGHSAIIPVALKADGSFYSSAAVAAPEQWDTLLAAVRGNIRDIGTRITDGDTAIEPYRIQQEVACTFCPYKPVCQFDENIEGNDYKLLSKPGKQQIWDMLSHSREGETL